One genomic window of Amyelois transitella isolate CPQ chromosome 8, ilAmyTran1.1, whole genome shotgun sequence includes the following:
- the LOC106140990 gene encoding UDP-N-acetylglucosamine--peptide N-acetylglucosaminyltransferase 110 kDa subunit isoform X1, which translates to MITKMQPQANVAVPQSVTTQPQQIVGVPANAVILKMSDIQQISTVGLLELAHREYQAGDYESAEQHCMQLWRQDGTNTGVLLLLSSIHFQCRRLDRSAHFSTLAIKQNPLLAEAYSNLGNVYKERGQLQEALENYRHAVRLKPDFIDGYINLAAALVAAGDMEQAVQAYVTALQYNPDLYCVRSDLGNLLKALGRLDEAKACYLKAIETRPDFAVAWSNLGCVFNAQSEIWLAIHHFEKAVALDPNFLDAYINLGNVLKEARIFDRAVAAYLRALNLSPNNAVVHGNLACVYYEQGLIDLAIDTYRRAIELQPNFPDAYCNLANALKEKGQVADAEECYNTALRLCPSHADSLNNLANIKREQGFIEEATRLYLKALEVFPEFAAAHSNLASVLQQQGKLNEALMHYKEAIRIQPTFADAYSNMGNTLKEMQDVAGALQCYTRAIQINPAFADAHSNLASIHKDSGNIPEAIQSYRTALKLKPDFPDAYCNLAHCLQIVCDWTDYEARMKKLVSIVAEQLDKNRLPSVHPHHSMLYPLTHDFRKAIAARHANLCLEKVQVLHKPPYKFPRDLQGRLRIGYVSSDFGNHPTSHLMQSVPGLHDRNKVEIFCYALSPDDGTTFRSKIAREAEHFIDLSQMPCNGKAADKIYGDGIHILVNMNGYTKGARNEIFALRPAPVQVMWLGYPGTSGASYMDYLVTDAVTSPLELASQYSEKLAYMPHTYFVGDHKQMFPHLQERLILSDKVKSHNNLGGLADNVAVINATDLSPLVENTDIKEIKEVVRAARPVEISLKVAELPTTTPIETMIASGQVQTSVNGVILQNGLATTQTNNKAATGEEVPQSIVITTRQQYGLPDDAVVYCNFNQLYKIDPLTLHMWVYILKHVPNSVLWLLRFPAVGEPNIQATAQQLGLPPGRIIFSNVAAKEEHVRRGQLADVCLDTPLCNGHTTSMDILWTGTPVVTLPGETLASRVAASQLNTLGCPELIARTRQEYQDIAVRLGTDREYLKAIRAKVWTARTESPLFDCKAYATGLEMLYNKMWARHARGDRPDHIQALDK; encoded by the exons ATGATAACAAAAATGCAACCTCAAGCAAATGTTGCCGTACCACAATCTGTTACAACGCAGCCTCAACAAATAGTTGGCGTGCCTGCTAATGCAGTGATCCTGAAAATGTCTGATATTCAGCAAATATCTACTGTTG GTCTATTGGAGCTTGCACACCGGGAGTACCAAGCTGGCGACTATGAGAGTGCCGAACAGCATTGCATGCAACTGTGGCGTCAGGACGGCACCAACACTGGTGTGCTGCTGCTGTTATCTTCCATCCATTTCCAATGTCGCCGACTGGACCGGTCGGCACACTTCTCTACTTTGGCAATCAAGCAAAACCCACTGTTGGCAGAAGCTTACAG cAACCTGGGCAATGTCTACAAAGAGCGCGGCCAGTTGCAAGAGGCTCTTGAGAACTACAGACATGCGGTCAGACTGAAGCCAGACTTCATTGATGGCTACATCAACCTTGCTGCGGCGTTGGTTGCCGCCGGCGACATGGAGCAAGCTGTTCAGGCATATGTCACAGCTCTTCAGTATAACCCT GATCTTTATTGCGTTAGAAGCGACTTGGGCAATTTGCTCAAGGCTCTGGGACGTTTAGACGAGGCAAAG GCATGTTACTTGAAGGCAATTGAAACGAGGCCAGACTTTGCAGTCGCATGGAGTAACTTGGGATGCGTATTTAACGCACAAAGTGAAATATGGTTGGCCATTCATCACTTTGAGAAGGCCGTGGCCTTGGATCCGAATTTCTTGGATGCATACATCAATCTTGGAAACGTTCTCAAGGAAGCAAGGATTTTTGACAG GGCTGTAGCAGCTTACCTTCGTGCTTTGAATTTGTCTCCAAATAACGCGGTCGTACACGGAAATTTGGCATGCGTGTATTACGAACAAGGATTGATTGACTTGGCCATTGACACGTATAGGCGGGCTATAGAATTGCAGCCCAACTTCCCTGACGCGTACTGCAATTTGGCTAATGCGTTGAAAGAGAAAGGTCAAGTAGCAGACGCTGAAGAATGCTATAATACAGCGTTGCGCCTTTGTCCGTCTCACGCGGATTCCCTCAATAATTTAGCGAACATCAAGCGCGAACAGGGCTTTATAGAAGAAGCGACACGACTGTATCTGAAGGCCTTGGAAGTATTCCCCGAGTTCGCGGCAGCTCATAGCAATTTAGCCTCTGTATTACAGCAACAAGGAAAGCTCAATGAAGCCCTCATGCACTACAAAGAAGCTATTCGCATCCAGCCGACATTCGCGGATGCCTATAGCAACATGGGCAACACACTCAAAGAAATGCAAGATGTAGCCGGGGCGTTACAGTGCTACACCAGAGCTATTCAGATCAATCCAGCGTTCGCCGATGCTCATAGCAACCTTGCTAGTATTCATAAAGACTCTGGAAATATACCAGAGGCTATCCAGTCTTACAGGACAGCCTTGAAACTGAAACCAGACTTCCCCGACGCTTACTGCAACTTGGCTCATTGCCTGCAAATCGTTTGCGACTGGACTGACTATGAAGCTCGTATGAAGAAGTTAGTGAGTATAGTGGCGGAACAACTTGATAAGAACAGACTGCCGTCAGTCCATCCCCACCACTCCATGTTATATCCATTGACTCACGACTTCAGAAAGGCGATCGCCGCCCGACATGCCAATCTCTGCTTGGAGAAGGTGCAAGTCCTTCACAAACCTCCCTACAAGTTCCCGCGTGACTTGCAAGGTCGCCTCCGAATCGGATACGTGAGCAGTGATTTCGGAAATCATCCTACTTCTCATTTGATGCAGTCAGTACCTGGGCTTCATGATCGCAATAAAGTAGAGATCTTCTGCTATGCTCTAAGTCCAGATGACGGCACGACGTTCCGCTCGAAAATCGCTCGCGAAGCGGAGCATTTTATTGACTTATCCCAAATGCCTTGCAACGGTAAGGCCGCAGACAAGATATACGGTGATGGCATTCATATTTTAGTTAACATGAACGGCTATACAAAAGGAGctagaaatgaaatattcgCGTTGCGGCCGGCGCCGGTGCAGGTCATGTGGCTCGGATACCCTGGAACGAGCGGAGCTAGTTACATGGATTACTTGGTGACGGACGCTGTGACGTCACCGTTGGAATTGGCAAGCCAGTACAGTGAGAAGTTGGCGTATATGCCTCATACGTATTTCGTGGGAGACCATAAGCAGATGTTCCCTCACTTGCAAGAGCGTTTGATTTTGAGCGATAAGGTGAAGTCTCATAATAACTTGGGCGGTCTTGCTGATAACGTAGCTGTTATCAATGCGACGGATCTGTCGCCTCTGGTAGAGAACACGGATATAAAGGAGATCAAAGAGGTGGTGAGAGCCGCCCGCCCGGTTGAGATATCGCTGAAAGTTGCAGAGTTACCTACCACCACTCCTATTGAGACTATGATTGCTTCGGGACAAGTACAG ACATCAGTAAATGGGGTGATCCTCCAAAATGGCCTGGCGACCACACAGACTAACAACAAAGCGGCGACCGGCGAAGAAGTGCCGCAGTCTATTGTAATAACCACCCGCCAGCAATACGGACTGCCAGACGACGCTGTGGTGTACTGCAATTTCAACCAACTGTACAAAATTGACCCGTTGACTCTTCATATGTGGGTCTACATATTGAAACATGTGCCCAATAGCGTCCTATGGTTGTTGAGGTTCCCTGCCGTTGGAGAGCCCAATATTCAGGCTACAGCTCAACAATTAG GTCTCCCGCCCGGCCGAATAATCTTCTCGAACGTGGCGGCGAAAGAGGAACACGTGAGGCGCGGACAACTCGCCGACGTTTGTCTGGACACGCCCTTGTGTAACGGTCATACCACGAGCATGGACATATTGTGGACTGGAACCCCTGTCGTCACTTTGCCAGGAGAAACCTTAGCTTCACG TGTGGCTGCATCTCAACTAAACACTCTCGGGTGTCCGGAATTGATCGCCAGGACAAGGCAGGAGTACCAGGACATAGCTGTAAGATTAGGAACCGATAGAGaata CTTAAAAGCAATCCGCGCCAAGGTGTGGACGGCGCGAACGGAAAGCCCTTTGTTTGACTGCAAGGCGTATGCGACCGGCCTCGAGATGTTGTACAACAAGATGTGGGCGCGGCACGCGCGGGGCGACCGCCCTGACCACATACAAGCTCTCGACAAATAG
- the LOC106140990 gene encoding UDP-N-acetylglucosamine--peptide N-acetylglucosaminyltransferase 110 kDa subunit isoform X2: protein MPPCPQQACYLKAIETRPDFAVAWSNLGCVFNAQSEIWLAIHHFEKAVALDPNFLDAYINLGNVLKEARIFDRAVAAYLRALNLSPNNAVVHGNLACVYYEQGLIDLAIDTYRRAIELQPNFPDAYCNLANALKEKGQVADAEECYNTALRLCPSHADSLNNLANIKREQGFIEEATRLYLKALEVFPEFAAAHSNLASVLQQQGKLNEALMHYKEAIRIQPTFADAYSNMGNTLKEMQDVAGALQCYTRAIQINPAFADAHSNLASIHKDSGNIPEAIQSYRTALKLKPDFPDAYCNLAHCLQIVCDWTDYEARMKKLVSIVAEQLDKNRLPSVHPHHSMLYPLTHDFRKAIAARHANLCLEKVQVLHKPPYKFPRDLQGRLRIGYVSSDFGNHPTSHLMQSVPGLHDRNKVEIFCYALSPDDGTTFRSKIAREAEHFIDLSQMPCNGKAADKIYGDGIHILVNMNGYTKGARNEIFALRPAPVQVMWLGYPGTSGASYMDYLVTDAVTSPLELASQYSEKLAYMPHTYFVGDHKQMFPHLQERLILSDKVKSHNNLGGLADNVAVINATDLSPLVENTDIKEIKEVVRAARPVEISLKVAELPTTTPIETMIASGQVQTSVNGVILQNGLATTQTNNKAATGEEVPQSIVITTRQQYGLPDDAVVYCNFNQLYKIDPLTLHMWVYILKHVPNSVLWLLRFPAVGEPNIQATAQQLGLPPGRIIFSNVAAKEEHVRRGQLADVCLDTPLCNGHTTSMDILWTGTPVVTLPGETLASRVAASQLNTLGCPELIARTRQEYQDIAVRLGTDREYLKAIRAKVWTARTESPLFDCKAYATGLEMLYNKMWARHARGDRPDHIQALDK from the exons ATGCCGCCGTGCCCGCAGCAG GCATGTTACTTGAAGGCAATTGAAACGAGGCCAGACTTTGCAGTCGCATGGAGTAACTTGGGATGCGTATTTAACGCACAAAGTGAAATATGGTTGGCCATTCATCACTTTGAGAAGGCCGTGGCCTTGGATCCGAATTTCTTGGATGCATACATCAATCTTGGAAACGTTCTCAAGGAAGCAAGGATTTTTGACAG GGCTGTAGCAGCTTACCTTCGTGCTTTGAATTTGTCTCCAAATAACGCGGTCGTACACGGAAATTTGGCATGCGTGTATTACGAACAAGGATTGATTGACTTGGCCATTGACACGTATAGGCGGGCTATAGAATTGCAGCCCAACTTCCCTGACGCGTACTGCAATTTGGCTAATGCGTTGAAAGAGAAAGGTCAAGTAGCAGACGCTGAAGAATGCTATAATACAGCGTTGCGCCTTTGTCCGTCTCACGCGGATTCCCTCAATAATTTAGCGAACATCAAGCGCGAACAGGGCTTTATAGAAGAAGCGACACGACTGTATCTGAAGGCCTTGGAAGTATTCCCCGAGTTCGCGGCAGCTCATAGCAATTTAGCCTCTGTATTACAGCAACAAGGAAAGCTCAATGAAGCCCTCATGCACTACAAAGAAGCTATTCGCATCCAGCCGACATTCGCGGATGCCTATAGCAACATGGGCAACACACTCAAAGAAATGCAAGATGTAGCCGGGGCGTTACAGTGCTACACCAGAGCTATTCAGATCAATCCAGCGTTCGCCGATGCTCATAGCAACCTTGCTAGTATTCATAAAGACTCTGGAAATATACCAGAGGCTATCCAGTCTTACAGGACAGCCTTGAAACTGAAACCAGACTTCCCCGACGCTTACTGCAACTTGGCTCATTGCCTGCAAATCGTTTGCGACTGGACTGACTATGAAGCTCGTATGAAGAAGTTAGTGAGTATAGTGGCGGAACAACTTGATAAGAACAGACTGCCGTCAGTCCATCCCCACCACTCCATGTTATATCCATTGACTCACGACTTCAGAAAGGCGATCGCCGCCCGACATGCCAATCTCTGCTTGGAGAAGGTGCAAGTCCTTCACAAACCTCCCTACAAGTTCCCGCGTGACTTGCAAGGTCGCCTCCGAATCGGATACGTGAGCAGTGATTTCGGAAATCATCCTACTTCTCATTTGATGCAGTCAGTACCTGGGCTTCATGATCGCAATAAAGTAGAGATCTTCTGCTATGCTCTAAGTCCAGATGACGGCACGACGTTCCGCTCGAAAATCGCTCGCGAAGCGGAGCATTTTATTGACTTATCCCAAATGCCTTGCAACGGTAAGGCCGCAGACAAGATATACGGTGATGGCATTCATATTTTAGTTAACATGAACGGCTATACAAAAGGAGctagaaatgaaatattcgCGTTGCGGCCGGCGCCGGTGCAGGTCATGTGGCTCGGATACCCTGGAACGAGCGGAGCTAGTTACATGGATTACTTGGTGACGGACGCTGTGACGTCACCGTTGGAATTGGCAAGCCAGTACAGTGAGAAGTTGGCGTATATGCCTCATACGTATTTCGTGGGAGACCATAAGCAGATGTTCCCTCACTTGCAAGAGCGTTTGATTTTGAGCGATAAGGTGAAGTCTCATAATAACTTGGGCGGTCTTGCTGATAACGTAGCTGTTATCAATGCGACGGATCTGTCGCCTCTGGTAGAGAACACGGATATAAAGGAGATCAAAGAGGTGGTGAGAGCCGCCCGCCCGGTTGAGATATCGCTGAAAGTTGCAGAGTTACCTACCACCACTCCTATTGAGACTATGATTGCTTCGGGACAAGTACAG ACATCAGTAAATGGGGTGATCCTCCAAAATGGCCTGGCGACCACACAGACTAACAACAAAGCGGCGACCGGCGAAGAAGTGCCGCAGTCTATTGTAATAACCACCCGCCAGCAATACGGACTGCCAGACGACGCTGTGGTGTACTGCAATTTCAACCAACTGTACAAAATTGACCCGTTGACTCTTCATATGTGGGTCTACATATTGAAACATGTGCCCAATAGCGTCCTATGGTTGTTGAGGTTCCCTGCCGTTGGAGAGCCCAATATTCAGGCTACAGCTCAACAATTAG GTCTCCCGCCCGGCCGAATAATCTTCTCGAACGTGGCGGCGAAAGAGGAACACGTGAGGCGCGGACAACTCGCCGACGTTTGTCTGGACACGCCCTTGTGTAACGGTCATACCACGAGCATGGACATATTGTGGACTGGAACCCCTGTCGTCACTTTGCCAGGAGAAACCTTAGCTTCACG TGTGGCTGCATCTCAACTAAACACTCTCGGGTGTCCGGAATTGATCGCCAGGACAAGGCAGGAGTACCAGGACATAGCTGTAAGATTAGGAACCGATAGAGaata CTTAAAAGCAATCCGCGCCAAGGTGTGGACGGCGCGAACGGAAAGCCCTTTGTTTGACTGCAAGGCGTATGCGACCGGCCTCGAGATGTTGTACAACAAGATGTGGGCGCGGCACGCGCGGGGCGACCGCCCTGACCACATACAAGCTCTCGACAAATAG